Proteins encoded in a region of the Augochlora pura isolate Apur16 chromosome 4, APUR_v2.2.1, whole genome shotgun sequence genome:
- the LOC144469008 gene encoding protein FAM136A: MVEEQRRRVEEHMSKMVEQIDKSYIRKMQGDMHRCAATCCDNETYSMQKVHHCVENCSTSLNKAQHYIQGEFERVQNRLQRCVMDCNDKIKDQMGPHPTQSDVDRYSDEFDKCATKCVDSYLDMLPTLEKTMKKVLASKKYEQ; the protein is encoded by the exons ATGGTTGAGGAACAGAGAAGACGAGTTGAAGAGCATATGAGTAAAATGGTGGAACAGATTGACAAATcttatattagaaaaatgcAG GGTGACATGCACAGGTGTGCTGCGACATGCTGCGATAATGAAACTTACAGTATGCAGAAAGTACACCACTGTGTGGAGAACTGCAGTACCTCTTTAAATAAAGCTCAACATTATATTCAAGGAGAGTTCGAAAGAGTTCAG aatcgATTACAAAGATGTGTTATGGATTGCaatgacaaaataaaagacCAGATGGGACCACATCCTACACAGAGCGATGTAGATAGGTACAGTGATGAATTTGACAAGTGTGCTACAAAATGTGTAGATAGTTATTTGGACATGTTACCTACATTAGAGAAAACAATGAAGAAAGTTTTAGCTAGTAAAAAGTACGAACAATAA
- the Atpsynbeta gene encoding ATP synthase, beta subunit: MLSAVSKAAAGALRAVKPALLQNEAVKVSGVLSVNSRDYAKAASQSGAQGKVVAVIGAVVDVQFDDALPPILNALEVQNRSPRLVLEVAQHLGENTVRTIAMDGTEGLVRGQTVLDSGYPIRIPVGAETLGRIINVIGEPIDERGPIPTDKVAPIHADAPEFVEMSVEQEILVTGIKVVDLLAPYAKGGKIGLFGGAGVGKTVLIMELINNVAKAHGGYSVFAGVGERTREGNDLYHEMIESGVISLKDKTSKVALVYGQMNEPPGARARVALTGLTVAEYFRDQEGQDVLLFIDNIFRFTQAGSEVSALLGRIPSAVGYQPTLATDMGSMQERITTTKKGSITSVQAIYVPADDLTDPAPATTFAHLDATTVLSRAIAELGIYPAVDPLDSTSRIMDPNIIGTEHYNVARGVQKILQDYKSLQDIIAILGMDELSEEDKLTVARARKIQRFLSQPFQVAEVFTGHAGKLVPLEETIKGFQKILGGEYDHLPEVAFYMVGPIEEVEAKAESLAKQ, translated from the exons ATGTTGAGTGCTGTATCGAAGGCAGCCGCTGGTGCCCTGAGGGCCGTCAAACCAGCCCTTCTCCAAAATGAAGCTGTGAAAGTATCGGGAGTACTGTCCGTGAACA GTAGAGATTATGCAAAGGCTGCTAGCCAGAGTGGAGCCCAAGGAAAAGTTGTGGCTGTCATTGGTGCTGTTGTTGATGTTCAGTTCGATGATGCCCTTCCACCAATTCTTAATGCCTTGGAGGTTCAAAATCGTAGCCCCAGACTAGTCCTTGAGGTTGCCCAGCATCTTGGAGAGAATACAGTGCGCACCATTGCCATGGATG GTACTGAGGGTCTGGTTCGTGGTCAAACCGTTTTGGATTCTGGATATCCCATCCGTATTCCTGTTGGTGCTGAGACCTTGGGTCGTATTATCAATGTCATTGGTGAACCAATTGATGAACGTGGACCCATTCCCACTGACAAGGTTGCTCCCATTCACGCAGATGCTCCTGAATTCGTAGAAATGTCTGTCGAACAGGAAATTTTGGTAACTGGTATCAAGGTTGTAGATCTTCTTGCCCCCTATGCCAAGGGTGGTAAAATtg GTTTGTTCGGTGGTGCCGGCGTCGGCAAAACTGTACTGATTATGGAGCTAATCAACAATGTAGCTAAGGCCCATGGTGGTTACTCTGTGTTTGCTGGCGTGGGCGAACGAACGCGTGAAGGCAACGATTTGTACCATGAAATGATTGAATCCGGTGTCATCTCTTTGAAGGACAAGACCTCCAAGGTAGCTCTGGTGTACGGTCAAATGAACGAACCACCAGGCGCTCGAGCCCGAGTCGCTTTGACTGGATTGACTGTTGCCGAATACTTCCGTGATCAGGAAGGACAAGACGTATTGCTCTTCATTGATAACATCTTCAGGTTTACGCAGGCTGGTTCAGAA GTGTCTGCTTTGCTAGGTCGTATTCCATCCGCCGTCGGTTACCAACCAACTTTGGCAACTGATATGGGTAGCATGCAGGAACGTATTACGACCACCAAGAAGGGATCCATCACATCTGTGCAGGCTATTTACGTGCCTGCTGATGACTTGACTGATCCTGCTCCTGCTACCACATTCGCTCACTTGGACGCCACTACTGTATTGTCTCGAGCTATTGCAGAGCTTG GTATTTACCCTGCTGTCGATCCCCTTGACTCTACTTCCCGTATCATGGATCCCAATATCATTGGAACAGAGCATTATAATGTTGCTCGTGGTGTACAGAAGATCTTGCAGGATTATAAATCGCTTCAAGATATTATTGCCATCTTGGGTATGGACGAATTGTCTGAAGAAGACAAACTTACTGTAGCCCGTGCTCGTAAAATCCAGAGGTTCTTGTCTCAGCCATTCCAG gtTGCCGAAGTGTTCACTGGCCATGCCGGAAAATTAGTACCATTGGAAGAAACTATTAAAGGATTCCAGAAAATCTTAGGTGGAGAGTATGATCATCTTCCAGAGGTCGCCTTCTATATGGTCGGTCCCATTGAAGAAGTAGAAGCAAAGGCAGAGTCGTTAGCCAAGCAATAA
- the Nse4 gene encoding SMC5-SMC6 complex kleisin component Non-SMC element 1 isoform X1: MLIPLITYILSFWTSGSDNFLAKKEIKMSRESIDSTDSSVNERSSQKRKEILRDIITKAESLSDTLNDSAIETLDMCMEQTDIINLETTIEEKMRNQEQVLLDSEMMSISSRVLQQCTRALTNHMSTYNCEEFARKVLQHLERELNIESEVVDWSYLENRAMKSIKTTPQYSTLLGTLVPLERKEIIKRKKTAPRDAWAQIRKPENLIVVDKEEEGLERTVKMKVFITRQYKTNHEPLNFFKLVLHPTSFGKTIENILQISFLVRDGKIQVTKVDSSGTLIVQPCTKDTIRTTSGQSSNIQNVVYLNMNQWRVLRDIYRIEKPMINF; encoded by the exons ATGTTAATTCCATTGATCACATACATACTCTCATTTTGGACAAGTGGTTCTGATAATTTTTTAgcgaagaaagaaattaaaatgtccCGCGAAAGTATTGATTCAACGGACAGCTCCGTGAATGAACGGTCTTCACAGAAacgtaaagaaattttaaggGACATTATAACCAAAGCTGAATCTCTTA GTGATACACTCAATGATAGCGCTATAGAGACATTAGACATGTGTATGGAACAAACAGATATCATAAATTTGGAAACAACTATAGAAGAAAAAA TGCGGAATCAAGAACAGGTATTATTAGATTCTGAAATGATGAGCATATCCTCCAGAGTTCTACAACAATGCACACGTGCTTTAACAAACCATATGAGTACTTATAATTGTGAGGAATTTGCTCGTAAAGTG CTGCAGCATCTAGAACGAGAACTAAATATAGAATCGGAAGTAGTAGATTGGTCATATCTAGAAAATAGAGCTAtgaaaagtattaaaacaACTCCTCAATACAGCACACTATtag GTACATTAGTACCAttagagagaaaagaaattattaaaagaaaaaaaacagcaCCTAGAGATGCTTGGGCACAAATAAGAAAACCTGAAAATCTGATAGTTGTTGATAAAGAAGAGGAAGGCCTAGAACGGACTGTAAAGATGAAAGTTTTTATTACGCGGCAGTATAAAACTAATCATGAACCTCTCAATTTCTTCAAACTAGTCTTGCATCCTACCAGCTTTGGAAAAACGATTGAAAATATCCTGCAAATATCTTTTCTAGTCAGGGATGGAAAAATCCAAGTAACAAAAG TAGATAGCTCTGGGACCCTAATAGTTCAACCATGCACAAAAGATACTATACGAACAACAAGTGGACAGtcttcaaatattcaaaacgTTGTCTACTTAAATATGAATCAATGGAGG gTACTTAGagatatttatcgaatagaAAAAccaatgattaatttttaa
- the LOC144469007 gene encoding DAZ-associated protein 2 produces the protein MTDKKAYPVTPHPPTGFVPAPAQPATYGGTLAGAAPYGVFPNQPQLYAAQGPPPPTYDQTLTHPMMYQPMYGQGYPGYLGSCYPAYGPLQYYPPLAAAAAYYPAAAMQPPVRPPTLVMPNGFDATNRFDSISQPVLPPPPTVPNAAQLAAMASHSVAISQKKNFLGGGTEGGYFW, from the exons ATGACCGACAAGAAAG CATACCCGGTGACACCTCATCCACCAACAGGTTTTGTCCCTGCGCCGGCACAGCCTGCTACCTACGGTGGTACAC TTGCAGGTGCCGCACCGTATGGAGTCTTTCCTAATCAGCCCCAGCTCTACGCTGCACAGGGTCCACCGCCACCGACATATGATCAGACTCTTACACATCCTATG atGTATCAACCGATGTATGGTCAAGGATACCCTGGATATTTGGGCTCATGTTATCCTGCATACGGGCCTCTGCAATATTATCCACCGTTAGCCGCAGCTGCAGCATACTATCCAGCAGCAGCAATGCAGCCTCCAGTTAGGCCCCCTACGCTTGTGATGCCT aatgGGTTCGACGCTACTAATCGATTCGATAGTATCTCGCAACCCGTCTTGCCACCACCACCAACAGTTCCAAATGCCGCCCAACTAGCTGCAATGGCGAGCCACAGCGTGGCTATATCACAAAAGAAAAACTTCCTAGGAGGAGGAACAGAGGGCGGTTACTTTTGGTAA
- the Lt gene encoding vacuolar protein sorting-associated protein light — MENTSNKEEQNNHDDSDREIDEVEPRLKYVRMRNDLDNILQNDSASCIAVHPKFLCLGSHWGMIHLLDHQGNNIQSKSLQAHTVAVNQISIDHNGDFIASCSDDGKVFINGLYSIENNHTMNRFVKSIAIDPNYYKSSSGRRFIIGDDKLLLYEKTFLSKIKLTVLCEAEGAVRSIAWIGQFVAWASDKGVRIYDLNARCSLGFIKWTRSAEALPEHYRCNLRWSDDRTLLVGWVDIVRIFQIRKRSIQEMVNRDLPEYVVELVSTFQVDFYISGIAPLENQLVLLGCLKELDENGQRQRPTVHIVEPKFQNFVIVCENFLTLRGYQDYNCNDYHLDCLKEENRFFIVSPKDIVVASLYDADDRIEWLLRHGKFKQALEAVTINNGKDCKRHNLVNVGRVYLDHLLACEKYDEAGKLCVQFLGGDKKLWEEEIYKFARVHQLRSISSFLPRGDVKLDPLIYEMVLCEYLKMDPKGFLALVQEWSPTLYNVTAVVSAVLEHLIAAQNQRHKEFLEALAILYIYSGSYDKALAMYLKLRHKGVFQLIRQHRLYYTVSDMIEGLMDLDVDQAIQFFLEKEIVSFVTPEAVVQRLEHNHRYLYLYLHALDQKDPKNSKKYHGLLLRLYADYSRDKLLPLLRRSDTYPIQQALDICSQRQFYPEMVYLLGRIGNTSEALALMTRELNDMESAIAFCKEHDDKELWNDLINYSLDKPKAITFLLQNIGTYVDPRLMIKKIDSFLEISGLKNALVKMMCDYNLQVSVQEGCKKTLSNDYFNLIEKLIKCRQKGLLIDDDQVCEACHRKIIVTEPRNLVVFYCKHLFHKNCLPYKIYTKNCFICNSHKNTSSSNK; from the exons ATGGAAAACACCTCGAACAAG GAAGAACAGAACAATCACGATGATTCAGATCGGGAAATAGACGAAGTAGAGCCGAGGCTCAAGTACGTTAGGATGCGAAATGATCTGGATAATATATTGCAAAACGATTCAGCTAGTTGCATCGCTGTGCATCCAAag TTTCTCTGTCTGGGTTCTCATTGGGGCATGATCCACCTTCTAGACCACCAAGGCAACAATATTCAGTCAAAGAGTCTGCAGGCTCATACTGTTGCTGTTAACCAGATCTCTATAGATCATAATGGAGATTTCATTGCATCTTGTAGCGATGATGGAAAAGTTTTTATAAATGGCCTTTATAGCATAGAAAATAATCATACCATGAACAGATTTGTGAAAAGTATTGCTATAGatccaaattattataaaagcaGTAGTGgcagaagatttattatag GGGATGATAAATTACTTTTGTACGAAAAGacttttttatctaaaattaagCTTACTGTGTTATGTGAAGCAGAAGGTGCAGTAAGATCAATTGCATGGATCGGACAGTTTGTAGCATGGGCGTCAGATAAGGGTGTTAGGATTTATGATCTAAATGCAAGGTGTTCATTAGGTTTTATTAAATGGACTAGATCCGCAGA agcTCTACCAGAACACTATAGGTGTAATTTGAGGTGGTCAGATGATCGAACATTATTAGTTGGCTGGGTGGATAttgtaagaatttttcaaattaggAAAAGATCAATTCAGGAAATGGTTAATAGAGACCTACCAGAATATGTAGTAGAACTAG tctCTACATTTCAAGTGGATTTTTACATTTCCGGTATTGCACCACTAGAAAATCAACTAGTATTATTAGGATGTTTGAAGGAATTAGACGAAAATGGACAAAGACAGAGACCAACAGTACATATTGTTGAACCaaagtttcaaaattttgtaattgtttgtGAAAATTTTCTTACACTACGTGGTTACCAGGATTATAATTGTAACGATTATCACTTAGAttgtttaaaagaagaaaatag attttttattgtGAGCCCAAAAGATATTGTTGTAGCTAGCTTATATGATGCAGATGACAGAATAGAATGGTTATTAAGGCACGGGAAATTTAAACAAGCATTAGAAGCTGTAACAATAAACAATGGCAAGGATTGTAAAAGGCATAATTTGGTTAATGTTGGTCGTGTGTATTTAGATCACTTATTAGCTTGTGAAAAATACGATGAGGCAGGGAAACTCTGTGTACAATTTTTAGGAGGGGATAAAAAATTGTGGGAGGAAGAA atttataaatttgcaaGGGTTCATCAACTAAGATCCATTTCCTCTTTTCTTCCAAGAGGCGATGTAAAATTAGATCCATTGATTTATGAAATGGTTTTATGTGAATATCTGAAAATGGATCCTAAAGGATTTCTTGCCCTAGTCCAGGAGTGGTCACCAACGCTATATAACGTCACAGCCGTCGTGAGCGCTGTTCTAGAGCACCTTATAGCAGCTCAAAATCAACGACATAAAGAATTCTTAGAAGCTCtagctattttatatatttacagtgGGAGCTACGATAAAGCTTTGGCtatgtatttgaaattaagGCACAAAGGCGTGTTCCAGCTTATACGGCAGCACCGATTGTATTATACTGTCTCCGATATGATCGAAGGTTTGATGGATTTGGATGTGGATCAagctatacaattttttttagagaaagaaatagtgTCATTTGTGACACCCGAAGCTGTTGTGCAAAGATTAGAACATAATcatcgatatttatatttg TATCTGCACGCGTTAGATCAGAAGGATccgaaaaattccaaaaagtACCATGGGTTACTACTTCGTCTCTATGCAGACTATTCTCGGGATAAGTTGTTGCCACTTCTACGACGATCTGATACTTACCCAATACAACAAGCGCTAGATATTTGTAGTCAGCGACAATTCTATCCGGAAATGGTGTACTTACTTGGTAGAATTGGAAACACCTCTGAAGCTTTAGCACTCATGACACGGGAATTAAATGACATGGAAAGCGCTATTGCTTTTTGCAAAGAACATGATGATAAGGAATTGTGGAATGATCTAATTAACTATTCGCTCGACAAACCTA AGGCCATTACATTTCTCCTTCAGAATATAGGGACTTACGTGGATCCTAGACTCATGATAAAGAAGATAGATTCGTTTTTGGAAATTTCTGGGTTGAAGAATGCTTTAGTAAAAATGATGTGTGATTATAATCTTCAAGTTTCTGTGCAAGAAGGTTGCAAAAAAACATTGTccaatgattattttaatttaatcgaaaagCTGATAAAATGTCGTCAGAAAGGATTATTGATCGATG ATGATCAAGTGTGTGAAGCTTGCCAtcggaaaataattgtaacag AACCAAGAAACTtagttgtattttattgcaagcatttattccataaaaattgtttaccatataaaatttacacg aaaaattgtttcatatgCAATTCACATAAAAATACGTCTTccagcaataaataa
- the Nse4 gene encoding SMC5-SMC6 complex kleisin component Non-SMC element 1 isoform X2, whose product MLIPLITYILSFWTSGSDNFLAKKEIKMSRESIDSTDSSVNERSSQKRKEILRDIITKAESLSDTLNDSAIETLDMCMEQTDIINLETTIEEKMRNQEQVLLDSEMMSISSRVLQQCTRALTNHMSTYNCEEFARKVLQHLERELNIESEVVDWSYLENRAMKSIKTTPQYSTLLGTLVPLERKEIIKRKKTAPRDAWAQIRKPENLIVVDKEEEGLERTVKMKVFITRQYKTNHEPLNFFKLVLHPTSFGKTIENILQISFLVRDGKIQVTKDSSGTLIVQPCTKDTIRTTSGQSSNIQNVVYLNMNQWRVLRDIYRIEKPMINF is encoded by the exons ATGTTAATTCCATTGATCACATACATACTCTCATTTTGGACAAGTGGTTCTGATAATTTTTTAgcgaagaaagaaattaaaatgtccCGCGAAAGTATTGATTCAACGGACAGCTCCGTGAATGAACGGTCTTCACAGAAacgtaaagaaattttaaggGACATTATAACCAAAGCTGAATCTCTTA GTGATACACTCAATGATAGCGCTATAGAGACATTAGACATGTGTATGGAACAAACAGATATCATAAATTTGGAAACAACTATAGAAGAAAAAA TGCGGAATCAAGAACAGGTATTATTAGATTCTGAAATGATGAGCATATCCTCCAGAGTTCTACAACAATGCACACGTGCTTTAACAAACCATATGAGTACTTATAATTGTGAGGAATTTGCTCGTAAAGTG CTGCAGCATCTAGAACGAGAACTAAATATAGAATCGGAAGTAGTAGATTGGTCATATCTAGAAAATAGAGCTAtgaaaagtattaaaacaACTCCTCAATACAGCACACTATtag GTACATTAGTACCAttagagagaaaagaaattattaaaagaaaaaaaacagcaCCTAGAGATGCTTGGGCACAAATAAGAAAACCTGAAAATCTGATAGTTGTTGATAAAGAAGAGGAAGGCCTAGAACGGACTGTAAAGATGAAAGTTTTTATTACGCGGCAGTATAAAACTAATCATGAACCTCTCAATTTCTTCAAACTAGTCTTGCATCCTACCAGCTTTGGAAAAACGATTGAAAATATCCTGCAAATATCTTTTCTAGTCAGGGATGGAAAAATCCAAGTAACAAAAG ATAGCTCTGGGACCCTAATAGTTCAACCATGCACAAAAGATACTATACGAACAACAAGTGGACAGtcttcaaatattcaaaacgTTGTCTACTTAAATATGAATCAATGGAGG gTACTTAGagatatttatcgaatagaAAAAccaatgattaatttttaa